Genomic window (Juglans microcarpa x Juglans regia isolate MS1-56 chromosome 2S, Jm3101_v1.0, whole genome shotgun sequence):
ACAACACGAAGGtaacatgtttatatatgtttaataaattgattaatatgaaaaacatctaacatttttttatatatgtttgcaaATATCAGGAATTACCATATTGCAAGTTTTTCAAGTGTGCAAATGGTGATCAATACATGCAGCTGgaattacaagaaagaaaaaataaactattaagGAATGAGAAATAGATCGATGAGAGACTTCGCGATATTGAGAAGAGGGACATTGAGCTCCGTAAGAGGGAGGATGAGATTGAGAAGAGCGAGATGGTGCAAGATGGTCGAGATGAGGAGTTTTTGAAGAAGGAGTTGatgctctttgagaaagaaGCTGGAATAACACGTTCACGCACGCTTCTCCAGTTGTCTTGGGCTGTTGTAGTTGTTGTTTGTTGTTGCTTTGTGACTTGGTAGTGGTTATTTGTTGTTGCTTAGTTTGAAGGTGTAATTTAAGTGTTAGAAGTCATTTTGGTTGTTTAGTCCAAGTGCGATATAATAGCTATGCAAATTCTTACATGCCATTTTGTCTCTGTTGCTTAAATTGTTGTAAAATACATGTTGTAAAATACTTGCTTAAAGTGGGGTAAAATAGCAGTTTTGGTCAAATCAATGGAGGCAATGCTGTGTTATTGTTATTCTATTTTACTTTATaccattattttcaaaacagaaaGTTATACGTGAACCAGACATCAATTTACAGCCCAAACCTTCTCAATTTACACAAAACCAGACATCAGTTTACAACCCAAACCTTCTCAGTTTACACAAAACCAGACATCAGTAAACCTTCTACAAATGATcccaaaatttctcaaactccGTGTACACAGCATCACAAAAAGGCACTCCATATATACACATCAATAGCAAAACATCTCTCACTGTAATTACCTCTGCTAAAACAGTAAAAATTATGTCAGCTAAGAACTTCAAGAGCCTGCCTCTTGTTACaataaatccaaacaaaatttgCATTGCTGAATAGGCTCTGATTCAAACATCATGCAACTTGTATACAGTAACAATTATGCACAAAACAAACGCCAGATGCAAAAAGCCTCACGTGAAGGCAatactcaaaatatttaaccaATACCTGAACATAGTCATTTTGGTTGTTTACCAAAATAATGAGAATAATGTTTCCAATATTACAAAAATGAACACGGtatgacaaaaataagaataatgtttACAATATCACCAAAATTCCAATAATGTTTACAATATCACCAAAATAACATTCACTAAATGCCCATTTGCTCATATCAATTAATCCAGTTGTGATCTATCCAATCCATGCTTCTCAGGTTGTGATCCATCGAACCCATGCTCCACCGattgtgatccatccaacccaAACTGTATCTGTAAATATTTGTACGCAGCCAAGTAGAAAGAGAAACTGTCAGAAAGTGAAAAGTGCAAAACTGAAATCtttaagtgaaaattttgaaattattacaCTTTCTTGACTTCCGATCACTGTTTCCTGGGGCTGGGTTCCACTATTGTTAAAAATCGAGCTGTCTCGAAGAGGTTGTTGATGATTAAcaaaatgatatattattattattattattattattatttttttgcatttacTTCTTCCATAGGCAACCAACAACGcacaatataacaaaatatttaacaattaaTATACCTGCAGTTCACTAGGACGGGTGATATCTGCTTCTGATGGGCCAAATAAATTTCTACACATGTCCGGGAGTGGTGTATCTCCTTCATCTCGCTAATATATACCACAACAACGCACAATATCATAAAGCTAATGTACATAaccatgtatataatatataaacattaatattaaaacatgCACCTGTTTACGTTTCCCTCTGACTGGTGCTTTTTTCTGCTTGGCTTTAACCTTCCGCATGTCTTTCTCCATCTTGGATGCTCTCCTCAAAGATGGAGGTCTTCCTTTCCCTCGCACAACATTTGGACTTAGTACAGGTTTTGAACTACCAACAGCATTTGTATCCAGTGTCGTAAAACTAGCATTCAAACCTGCCAGGGGCGTAGAACTATTAAATATGACATACTATCAAgctttacttaaaaaaaataaactgcaAAAATTCCCATACAAACCTGTTTGGGTCATAGATGGGGGGTGTTGATTCTCATTCTCACGGTACAAGTCAATCATTGAATATAACTTCTTTTTTGCATCTTCGAATTGCTCATTGGAACCCGTTGCATAAGTTATCATCTGATAACATATATTCAGCAAACTTGAATATCTATTACCATCTGGCCTCTGATCCCCAGCATCATAGCTACTGTGGATTAACGTGTATCTCCTCTTAAAGTCCTTCCTCCATCGATTTAAAATGTACCGGTCTGGCAATAACTTTATACCGTTAGCTTTGAAGATGGCTAAAATATGCCTACACAGTATCCCCCTCATCTCGAATAACCCACATGAACACTTTCCATCGCAGCCTTCCACATTGAAGTTCACTGAATATGTAACAAGCTTAGTGAACTCTTCAACATGAACTTCATCTTCcaccaaatatcttttcatTACACCATCCTCACTGAGTAGACATGGATCCATATCGAGCACACCCATTACTTGCTGCTGGAATTCCCTAAATTTAACGTTCGTGTACAACTCTTGAAATCTCTTCTCAACTGGAGATCTAGATATACAGGGAATGGTAACGCTAAATGTGTGGAAGTCTGCATtgttttcattctcaattttcttcctcAGCGCACTGTCAAACTGGTCGacaaatttcttcaagtttGTCCTCGCATGAacataaccataaaaaaaagCATTCATACTTTCACTGCGCtgggttgtactcattccagcccagaAGTGCTCTTTTAAGAATACAGGTACCCAATGCTGACGCTCATCATATAAACTTTTCAACCAGACATTCTCATGTAAATTGTATGTGTTAAGTAACCCATctcaacatttctcaaactcctcaattgTTTGAGTGTCATACACACATTTCATTAGGTGACTTTTTAGTCCACTTTTGTAGGCAGCATATGACCCAAGCTTCTCAAGAACTTTCTTCAGTATATGCCATAAGCAAAATCTATGCCGACTTTCTGGAAAGACATTAGCAATTGCGTTTTTCATTGCTCTATCTTGATCAGTAATAATAGCTTTTGGAGGTATACCATCCATACACTACAACCAGGTCTGGAATAACCATGTAAAGGTCTCAGTATCCTCACTTGAAATCAACCCCGCTCCCAAAAGAATGGACTTTCCGtgatggtttacaccaacaaatggtgcaaacgGCATCCCATATCTATTCGTGATATATGTGGTATCGAATGTGATGACATCACCAAAATACTGGTAGGCCGCCCTACTGCGTGGATCTGCCCAAAAAACATTCTTTAGTCTCCCATCATCACTTAAGTCCATCAATGCAAAAAAACCATTATTCTTGTACTGCATCCTCAAAAAATGATCTCAAAGTGCTCCAGCACCACCTGCACCAAGTCGTAGATGACGTGCCTTGTCTATATAATTGCGACAATCCTTTTTCAAAAATGGGAGGTTCTCGAAGCCTCCTGCACCAACGACAAGAGATCCGAAACTCTTATTCATCCGGATCATAGCCAAGTCGTTTGTATCTAGGACTCCTTTTACAGTCTCACTCACTTCTCTGTTACAACGAAAGAAGCAAGATTTCTTTGGACTGAGGCCGTGTTTATGTGTATTATGGACTGTTTTCAACCGCATCTTTCCTTCAACCTTTAAGGCATTAATCCTTACCTTACAATCTGTCTTTCCTGTCATGTGTGGCTTTGCAACGTTCAAACTCTTAATCCGAGCTTTCCCTCTACGGGCACAACCAAGAGTGACATATCTGATACTTTGATCATCTCCCTTCTCACTCCTTTGTGTCATCACCCCAAACTCGCATTTCTTAGCGTAATCCTTATAATAGCTATGTAAATCTTCAAAAGAATTGAATTCCATCCCCGACCTTGGCTCCTCATTATATCATCACCATCCGTTTGCACTAATCGTGGTGAACCGGTAGTGCAATTGTTGATTTCCAATGATTCGGGTCTATCCTCTTTACTTTCTTCATCAACAATTGTGTTTGTACATGGCACTGCAGTTTCCCTACAATCGGGTCTATCCTCTAAACAACCTCTTGCGCTCGTTGCGGAGCTTGTAGCGATGTGAGGAGTCAGAGGTCCCATCCCATATTGAAATGGATAACCAACATtctgcttaaaaaaataaaaacaagaacaattaAACTCTAAAAAACCCCTAACTTACATAACAAACAAGAAGACGTTGAAAACCACCTGAATGTTACTGGGATATTGGTTGCCATCTGGATATGGCAGAAAAGTTGGTGACCATGTAGGCACTGGTCCATAGTAACTGTGCATGTGATTTGGAAAGTTTATATGACCCGTTTGAGGGATGtcctaacataaaaataataatgataattaggATGAGAAACATTAAGTAGACCATTTCCAAtaagtttttgaaatattaaataacatacTGAGGTAGGGGTGTTTAAGCTAGATGGTGTTAGCGGATTTGAGTGTTCTTCCACTTTTCCAATGTCCTGTACACATTGTTCAATATCCAAGGTCAGTCTTTGGGAAGAATACTAAGTGAACAAACAAGTGGAATGGTCTTCAGCATGCATTTTTAATCATACCAGACAGTAATAATAGCTTTTCAATGAGGTCTCAAAACTACAACTTTTGACATGCTAGGGTCCAAACAAATGTTTCTTGTATATAGAAATCAAAGACCAACTTTCAAGCCCCAATTCCACAACATTGTCAATTTATATTTAGAGAGGCAGTCactattttgtaaaaataggATACCATTAGCACCTCCTTTAAACAAAGATTGAAAATCCCATATGTTAAAAACATAACGCAACAGTCATCAGAGAGTCCCTAAAACactaatctaaaaataattaaatcaaatacaAGCTTCAATTGAGCAACTTTATTAAAGCTTCTATCCATCCATGTCCAAAACAAACAGATTAGCATCTCCTTTAAATAAAGATTGAAAATCCCATATGTTAAAAACATAACGCAACAGTCGTCAAAGAGTCCCTAAAAAACTAATctaaaaataactaaatcagATACAAGCTTCAATTGAGCAACTTTATTCAAGCTTCTATCCATCTATGTCCAAAACAAACAGATTAGCACCTCCTTTAAACAAAGATTGAAAATCCCATATGTTAAAAACGTAACGCAACAGTCCTCAAAGAGTCCCTAAAACACTAATctaaaaataactaaatcagATACAAGCTTCAATTGAGCAACTTTATTCAAACTTCTATCCATCCAtgtccaaaacaaacaaaaccaggAACGGCATAGGCACTCGTCCAGTTCCTGAAATCCATTGCAAGTTCATTTATCAGAAAAGTTCATGCAGATTCACCAACATGACCAACTACAAATGACTACATCCATAACTTAGAGGTAGCAATTAATTCAAATTGTAATGCGAGCTCAGAAGATAAATGATTCATGGGAAACAAAAGTTAATGACAATCAAAGTTCAAAGCACTACAAGTTCGAATAttatgtgctttttttttttttttttttacacataaaCATGAATTTCATTCACATGAATTTGCATTTCTACggcataaacacatgaacacgGAGCTGGGCTCACAGCTCCACTTGAAGACCACGAAATCCCAGGCCGAAGCTCACCCAAGAAGATGAAGCTCACCCAGGTCGAAGCTCACCCAAGCCGAAGAAGCTCACCCACGCCAAAGACAACGCAAGCTTACGATCTGAAGGAAAAACACCAGCCGAAGATCTCTGTATCGACGTCGAGCACCAAAGCGGGAATCTTTTCACACCGGCCGAAGGTGAGAGAGGTCGAGTGGGAAtccaaaacaaaagagaaacgAAACCAgagttttgttctttttttttttcttttttttttctttttttttacggCTGACATGGCATTATAAAAAGGCCGTTTACTTGCCGTTTGCATTCGGCGACTGTACGTagaagaagttttatttttataccaaCGCCGCAAgaaggagattttttttttcggctGGAAGAAAAACACACAGTAGTGCCGCTGTTGAAGAGCTTCTCTGGGTCCAACATCTGACGATGCCTTCACTGCTTACCACtttcatctccattcatttggcttgctcttttcactctctgttttttatttaatttcagtttaaagtttatggaatatttttgagatttttcgCTTAGACCTTTGGGCatttttatttgctgtttatttacttcatgttatttatttttctcgtttctttaagatttcattgaacagtgattacaatttcCATGGATtgtttttgagaatttgtgatttgaatacaaggatgagctctagaatcttgattttgggacttttcaattctcaattcgtattttttcaattactttctaatctagtttaattcttagattagtttcattaatctcttagttccattgcatattagattaattaaacctTAATTgagacttaaataatttctgttttattatttaattttcagattaattaacattttttagtttaattgattgtttgattgttaatttcaatttgttagtcttttacatttcatttcgatactcaaaaatctaaaaatatgaatctagtccatgactagtgcccttttcatttttgttgcactctttcattcattgcacataccattatttttattttcgctttgtgaatattttcaccattttaaacgaatttaattttaagtaactttccctgaggagacgatctaggaatttattcctaattattacgcgcgACATCCTCCTCACTTgagatagcctttgtgctactcatttttgagtgagtcagcCTCCTCATGTGACGTATTTTTAGGTAGACTTTGTGCAGTTCATAATGATACATATTATACTTTTCAGACAAATGCATTACAACCATTTCCCTATGGTTGTCTTTCGTCCAATCCAATATAAAATCTGCCTTCAAGTACAGTTATGCTTGTTGTTACATATTGTCATCAAACGCACATTAAGCTAAATGCATAAAGAACTACATTTTAATTGGttactataaaataattgtCCTACCCTAACACGATCGATTAGCTCTTGCTTCTCCTCCTAAGGTACAAAACTCCAGCTTTCATGCCTCATGTCGGCATATATTTTAACAATCCACGTAACTCCACCCGTCAAGATAGAGGTATTTTCGCACGATGGACCTCGATGGCCATCCTTTATATCCAAAGGAACCTTACCCACCTTCCGGAGGCATTCAAATGGTGCGCCCTGTGCCGGCCCTCGACCCTGTTTCTTAATAGGTGGATctattatgaaaaagttatggAGTTAAATCTAGAATTAAAATATGATCCACAAACCATAATACAAATTCTCCAATATGTCTCCTATATGAATTGATTTAGACCACAGATGCATAACTGTTATATAAATGGTTGGCATACATGTATTAACAATCCCCTCTCCACCCTGTGCTACTTCTATGGACTCTTATACGCCCGCACCTCCTACTGTCTGAGTAGATTCATTTGCCACCCCCTCGTCTCGTAAAATATTTCTCGCAGGCAATGTTTCTACATCTGGGGTACTACATATGATCGGTCTCGAGTATCTGTAACGCCCCAACCcaagggtccggagagttaactcacaTAACCTGAATATCAACTCCAGCAATACCAATAGatttccaaaaccaagaatatatccttccaaatcttcaaaacaacgtaaacacttcaatttaataaaccatacatactcacatatcaaattctcaatatcacaatccaaataaaatatcaatttttcttcatgtctcaaataacaaactagaataaaataaaaattgacataAGTCCCATAAActgtctaaatccattgaaatcaacaataaataaataatatccaaCAGTTGTACTAATATTGCGAGATACCCAAACTATTCACAGCTAATCTTGCCCACAGACTCTAAtattgatcctcagctgaaccatcaatgtcatctgaaaatattatgaagagtaaggggtgagttatcaacgaCTCAGCAAACAGAGAgtatatactagcatgtaaacatgagcatttataacgttGACATgctaaacaaaacattttctttcagaatgtagaaacaacCTATTTTACTTTCGAAGTGCATAAACTAAATCTTGGTGCAaaaacatcagagcgaaatttCTAGAAAGACAAACTTatttcccaaaaagaaaatccattggcatatccaaactgaaacactATATTTATATCACCTCTTAGCATCACATTGGGAaaaatactatgtttaacccccgtggtgggattataaaccaccattatacccgtggctgggccgtataccatgtttcacccccgtggtagggttataaaccaccattatacccatggctgggccgtataccatgtttcacccccgtggtagggttataaaccaccactATACCCGTAGCTGGGATTTAACAGAACAGAACGGAATATCATCGAAATTAGATCAcattcatatacagaatcagaacttcatgccaaggtttttaaATGACACATCATATTAAAACAAAGTACTGAATAACTTCAggtcatttcacatgttcgaaataaacaaaatttaaaatattttcatttattcaaaacaaaacttttagatttttcatattcgctcttttgcatagttcagaaacaaaatgtacaatattaactcatgtctacaccagtcatgacagaaaatattttctctgatatagaatttatgcatatgcagaataaatatttgaggttgttttcagattttttttcgaaaacaaatatgcatattttcaaagtcaacctcatttcatttcttttatgtaaaactagtatataaactccgcttacctgacttccgtgtattatcaacaccttgagtCGGAACTCTAGTAGTGACACCACCTAAGCAAAACATAaacccaacatttaataaaccaatccAGTAGgctactatttattgagtaataaaccaAAACAGCCTCCTCTTAACTCAATaactaacataaaattaaactcgAACAGTACTCTCCTCAAACCATTacatttaaaccccaaaaccgcCACCTTTTATCAACACCAACCaaccataaatattttcaaaaccaacaacagcaactccaatgattaaaacataaaacaaacaatACGTCAACCCCAACCTGACCAGCCTAAAAGTAACTCAACAATTACACTAAACAGTACCAATTGTTAGCCCAAAACAGTCTCACAAAACCGTCCAAAACAATCATACTCCTCAACCTCAAGACTTCCATCATAAACAATCCCAATCCAACCGATAAAACAccaaaacaacataaatttaCATAGGTAACAAATTTCCAAAAGTTTACTGCAATAGTGCAAATTCTGATCAACGCCACAATCCTATCCGTAACACTACCACATTTCACAATCCAGCCATAATATCCAAAACTACCAAAAGTTTCGGCAAGAGCTTACCTAAAATAGTCACCAAAATTCGAACCACTTCAAAAGGGTGTAACCCACTAAAGTCTGCACCCAAAGTTCACAGAGATCTCTAGTGAAAGAGAAAAGTGCTTCTGCACAAAGGAAAAGGTTGAGTGGTCCGAACATGTACACTACGAATTCAAACAGAGAGGAGATGTGTGCGAAAATTAAACAGaggataagataaaaaaatgagactgAAATGGATGGTGGGAGGAGAGATTTTACCAAGTCTAGTACTTCCGATGTGAGGCTCAGCAGTGATCCTAGTAACTAGAGACCCACAACCGACTGTGCAGAACAAACAACCCACAAATAGTCACAAAGCAATGGGAAAGGCAAGGGAAACagaaagagagggaggaagagagatatGGCTCACCGTTGCAGAACCAACCAGCGGCGACGAGGCTTTGAGGACCCACGAAGAGAAGGCAGCGCCAGCCAAGGATTAGACCAAAAGAATTTGTGTAAAGGGAGAGTCTGAGTGTTTCAAATGTGGTGAGGTAATTTTTGCGTGAGAAACTGAAAAGAAACCGCAGAATGTGGGAAGAGACACATGGGATGGGAGGTTTGTGGAAGAGAAACTCTCAGGGAAGAGAAACGAAAATAGAAACTCTCGGGGAAGAGAAACAGTGCAGcagaaaggggaaaaagaaactcaccaaacgacgccgttcgAGCCTCCCTTCAAGTGATCACCATGGGTCGGGGTTCGTGTAGTCGGGCTAAGCTTCAACTGGAACTGGGCTTAGAGCCCGAGTGTTACAGTGTCAGAGTCACCCCCTCCTTCCCCTCTTTACAGATTTCCACATCCTTGCCTTTGGTTGAATTCAATTGAAGAATGTTGTCATATGCAACCAACAAAACACTAATAATTAGCCATGCATATACTATACAACATACTTAACCCATCTAAGCCATAATCCAACCTCCGGCTAATGAGTAAATGATTGTAAATGGACCAATACAGATCATGCACTTATATATGAACAATTTAAAATCTTTGAAGTTCACTACTACACATATATGTATAGGGAAGATCACTAATATTACAAGTGATATTGGGTGCACCATGATATCATACCTTTTTTTACTAAGAACTCTTAACGGATATAATTCATGTTTCAATTCATTTTGTGGGGTtcatatataaatcaattacCATGGGAATGTGCAAATGTTGCCTCTTGTAGGATTGCACTGTATATTTCAGGTTAGTGTCAAAGCTTCAAAAATGTTTTGGGCAACTTCCATATATATTGCCCATTCATTAAACTTTGAGCCATTAAAAGGAATGTTTGTATTTCTTGCTCATTGAACATATCTTGAGGCTCAAGCTCTTAATCTACCAAAAGACAAATTTTGTTCAGGTATGTTTTTGTAATAGAGTATGTCTGCTAAATGGCTTATTTTGCTTTGTAGTAGAGATCTGTCATTGTATGGTCTTATTTAATGCTAAGTggttctaaattttcaaatatgcctaacgtttgaaaattttgacttGATATACTTGTAGTTTTTCTGTCCATTTAAAATGCATTCTATAGGTTTTAACTTAAGTACTAGCTTCTTATAAAGTGTATTACTATTAcgtaaatgatattttcaaaccCAAAACTTCTCTTTAAGTTCTGTTTTTGTTTAACAATCAACCATGTATCTTACATCTATGTATTAAATAGCTTTATAAACATTTTATATCCTCTACTGAAATCTCATCTTTATTGGAAAACATCTAAGAAAACAGCCAATAACCTCAACTAGCTTTACGgtatagatttttttcaaatgccaaAAGGGATGGCAGTGTCTGTGTTCTATACTTTCTGAAATGCAAAAGGGCCAACTgaaatttctaaaaatcaaaTGGCAAACTTGACAGATTCAGCCaaatattctaactttttcCCAAACTTAGATAACAAAAAACAAGTGAAAATGAAAGGTATGTAGTTAGACTGTGTAAAACACATCAAAAGGCTGTTTGAAAATTATCTATCCAGGcagaaggaggagaagaaaaatattagaaaataaaaactacttGTACCTGGTTTTGGGTCTGGGTTGCATATCAGAGGTCAAGGAGAGAAGCAGACTAATAAATCCACAGTGAGAATATACTCTCTATGTTTGTTTAGTGGAAGAAGAGAAGCAACTTCAGTGTAGGAAATGAACACAACCTCAGAAGCTAACCACCAAAACTTTTGCTTTCTCGTTGGAACAAGAACAAAAGCAAATAATAAGCTTTCTTTTATGGACTACCAAAACAGCCAATACGTTGTTTCTCTTCAGATTTCAACAAAGTACAAATTTGGGTCCAGTTAAAGACTCAAGAAACTACCAGCTGTCCAGGAAAAGACTTAGCCATTTGCTCTACATATCACAAGATATGACCCTTGGCGCCATTTCCCAGCCAAATTAAATTACTATCCCGCCCTTAATATTTCTCCCGCTTCTTTATATATGTTCTTTAAAGTACTGCTCTTCATCATGCACGAATTGGATACATATAGA
Coding sequences:
- the LOC121253400 gene encoding protein FAR1-RELATED SEQUENCE 5-like yields the protein MSTTQRSESMNAFFYGYVHARTNLKKFVDQFDSALRKKIENENNADFHTFSVTIPCISRSPVEKRFQELYTNVKFREFQQQVMGVLDMDPCLLSEDGVMKRYLVEDEVHVEEFTKLVTYSVNFNVEGCDGKCSCGLFEMRGILCRHILAIFKANGIKLLPDRYILNRWRKDFKRRYTLIHSSYDAGDQRPDGNRYSSLLNICYQMITYATGSNEQFEDAKKKLYSMIDLYRENENQHPPSMTQTGLYGNFCSLFFLSKA